TATAATTTGCAAAGCAATAGCTTTGAACCTGTTGAGCCACGCCATCCATTCATGTGTTAAAtgatcataaatttaaaataattataaagttcATAGAATTTTAGAGGTCATTGATAATGTTTCAGTGAAAATGTTTGTTGTCTTCCACTTTTTTGGGAACATCTGAAAATAATGCAAAATCTGTTTGGCATGTGTGGGAAAACCTGATATAATTTAACAATTCTTTTTATGATATAGACACAAGGGTATTGGCAAAATACCTAGACTtctgaagaaggaaaaaataaactcCTATTTGCAAGAAGAAGCAAGAATCGAAATCCCATCTAGACTTTTACTTTATCTAAGCCAACGCCCATCACATATGAGTCCCACAACAACAGTTTATGCATCAAGCCCGTGTCTACATAACATCACCCCACACACATTGTATTCTCATtgatttttccaaataattaatttgaaacgTTCTTTGTTAATAATGGAGTGGTTTTTCCAAGTCTTCAACACAGTTGCCTACATTGCAGCACAATGTCTATATCAAGTTTTAAGTGATATCACTATAATGTCTTTATATTTGAATGTACTTTTTTCTGATCTTTTACTCAACTTGTTGACCTGCCTGGATATATGAAATCTCTGCCAGTCTAGTATTCTGGTATTCTGGTAGATATAAGAATTATTTAGGGGCTGAGTTTTGTTTGTATGATCCACTttgatgtttcttttttctacTGAAGCAATTTTTgtaccaaaaataaaaggaaaatgtttaaATCTTGCAGAAATTGTGGCTTGCTGGATTTTCAAGGGGCATCCAGGAGATGCACAGGAAGGCATCTTTGGTCCTTGAGGATGCAGTTAGAAACATATACACTGTTGTAGCATTCTGTGCTGGTAACGAGGTAATGGAGCTGTACATGTTTCaactgaagaaaatatttaagcAGAGTTTCCTTCATGGAATGGCCATCGGTTTTGCTTTTGGCTTTTCACAGTTTCTTCTTTTTGCCTGTAATGCGCTTCTCCTCTGGTACACCTCGTACTCTGTTAAACATGGCTATATGGACGTACCTACTGCTATCAAGGAATatatggttttttcttttgcaacatTTGCACTGGTGGAGCCTTTTGGATTGGCTCCATACATACTTAAACGACGAAATTCTCTTATTTCGGTCTTTGAAATCATAGATCGAGCACCTAAGATTGACCCAGATGATAACTCGGCATTGAAGCCACCTAATGTTTATGGAAgcattgagttgaaaaatgttgatttCTGTTACCCTACTCGCCCAGAAGTTTTGGTATTGAGCAATTTCAGTCTCAAGGTCAATGGGGGACAAACTGTGGCTGTGGTGGGAGTGTCAGGGTCTGGGAAGAGTGCCATAATATCTCTGATCGAGAGATTTTATGATCCTGTTGCTGGTCAAGTCCTACTGGATGGGCGAGatttgaaacattataatttgaGATGGTTGAGGAACCACTTAGGTCTTGTTCAGCAGGAACCAATTATCTTTTCAACTactataaaggaaaatataatatatgcaaGGCACAATGCTAGTGAAGCAGAGATGAAAGAGGCTGCTAGGATAGCAAATGCTCACCATTTCATCAGCAGTTTGCCTCATGGTTATGACACACATGTGGGGATGAGGGGTGTAGATCTGACCCCAGGTCAGAAGCAGAGGATTGCAATTGCTCGGGTAGTGCTAAAGAATGCACCCATTTTGTTAATAGATGAAGCAAGCTCCTCCATTGAGTCTGAATCAAGTCGGGTGGTGCAGGAGGCTCTTGATACATTGATCATGGGGAACAAAACAACCATTCTGATAGCGCATAGAGCTACAATGATGAGGCATGTAGACAACATTGTAGTTTTGAATGGAGGGCGAGTTGTAGAGGAAGGGACCCATGATTCTTTGCTGGCAAAGAATGGTCTGTATGTGCGCCTGACGCAACCTCATTTTGGGAAGGGTTTGCGTCAACACCGACTTGTTTAGAATCAGTTTTGTGATTGTTTAGGTTTGATTCATCTACAGTTCTCACTCTGCTCATTTTGAATTACTGGGATATCCACGTGAACCGTCTTATAATATTGGAGTCCAGAGTGGGTGGGGAGAGAAATGAGAATGATGAGGCGCTTAACAAATTTTATAGTGCAGGGTGAGTTGGTATATCCAGTGGCGGCAGTGCTAGATACATTGTTCAAAAGTAGGTTTTATAATTAGGTTTTTTGAAGTCGATTATATTCTTTTGGAGGCGAGCATCACTAGGTTGGCATTGTGCTCCGTCTCCGGGTTATATTGATTTGCTTCTCAAGCAGAAAGTGGACTGGAGTTAATTCTAGATTTTTACCGAGGTGTGGTTTTCATTTTGCATTCATTTTTAGCAAACTtctctgactctctctctctctctccccccagcTTCCACGTTGAATTTTACTTCTTCCTGTAAGTTTTGCTTTCCATCCTTGGAACATGTAGAAAGTTAAAGAGGTGTAAGAAGTTGTAATCTTTGTAAATAGATACTTGTAATTTACAAGCTATTCAGTTTTGCCGGTTTGATCTAACGAGTTAAAATATGCCAAGAAACTGCCATTGTTGGACGCTTTGTGAACAGTAGGTGCCTATGATGTTCATACTTGGGAGTATGTTGCATGTTTTTACTATGTATGAAAACAGGTATTCCGGGTTTTCTTGTTATGGCATAAACTCCCCCAGTGTTGTGTTCGGCTTTGCTACGATCCTTTGTCTGTCCTTGGCATGCCTGGCAGTAGTCGGCAGTGAACTTTGTATGGTCATCGACTCATCGGTCGACAACCAACTTCTGATCTGTCTATAATCACTTTGTATGGTGTTCGACTCATCAACGACCAACTTCTGGCAGTAGTTGTGGACTGTAATCTTCATTTTTGGTTACAGATACGCATGAATTTTGACATGCATTCCCAGGCCAAAACACTCGAATCGCGTGAAACCTATACGAGCACgaaatcatcttccaaaatGTTTGCCCgggaattcaatttttttttctttttcttttttgatcttTGGATGCAAAGGAAGTTAACCTAGGCAGAACACATGGGTTTCAGTTTTACAGACAACATTGATCAcggaaaaaataatagtaaaagtaactttacaatcagataaatcacatcaagtcatgtcagtttgttgaattgattttgtgtaattacttttttctcaaaacaatatatttttcagtGATAGTCAAAGTATAGCGacaaatcaataattaattatatgtataaagCTTTTTCGTTCAGTATATAcatctaacaaaaaatataaaggaaaacaaatcgTGACTTTCACATCCGAGATTGCCAGCTCTAATCAGATTGATTATTTCAGATGTCGAGCACCTTAAAAGAGTCTGCTACCACTTTAAGCATGTCGCGATATCTTTTCCAGCGTCTCTTGTTTGCTCCGACAATCAGCGTGTAATATCTCCCTGTCCAAAGAGCAACTTGGTAGGTTTATTCACGATAGTATTTTACAGAAATCTCACCCTCGCTGTCTCCTTCAATGCACATGCCTCTCTAACATAGTATAGGGCAGTTCCTGTTCAGGAAAGGAGGAAAGCATACATGGTTATAGTACTTGTAGATGGCAGGATACTTACCATTTCCAATGGCTATGGTTGCGAAGGAAGTGGTCGAGAAATTCCGAGACGTAAGTTCGAACTCAACGGTGTAATAATTTTTCCCATCAACGGTTTTCTGCATCCATTGGGGGATTGACATCAATATCTTTACTGCAGAATTTGAAGTTACAAATCTTTTCTAGAGAGGAAGTGGGAAGAGAGAGATGCAAACCTCCTTCATGTCATATATAGTAGCTATTTGATTCGGTGCAGCATATATATGATTCACCAAATCGAAAATCACCTGTTAAGCATAGCAACTGTTCAAGACCATCTTTTAAGTCTTCTGAAAAGAAGGCATTGAGCAAATTGCTACTCTTTACCTGTTCCATTGGACCCATATCATGGATGTCTTTTCTCTCTGTTGGTATAAATCTCACTCTAACATTTTGCAATTGCATATATCGGTCCTTAAACGCAGAATCATGTGCCCTGAAGTCGAACTCCTGAACAAGACACAAAAGATAAAATCTTTGCAGCCAAAACTCAGGCTTCCATTAACTCATAATGAAACTAATACTCTTACCCTCCAATCTGCAGGGTAATAATAGGAATACCCATCTGCAGAGTCAACAAAAGCTCGATAATTTTTTGGTATTTCTGCACGGCATGGCACAGCGTCAAACTACGATTTGCTAGCAAATAAACATGTTGAAAGTAGATTATATAGTCATATATGGAAATGACTTCAAATGAACCATGTTACCTTCAGCAAAAAGGGAACTTGCAGGGAGGAAAGTTGTACTCAGTATGCCAATTTTCAACAGCAGCAGCCTTCTCTTGCAATTGCCTAAAATTCATCAAGGTCATGACTTGTGATCTTGCGGGCATGGAAGTTTACAGAAAAGGTTTGGTTCATATTGATCCATAATCTAAAACAAGCTGATGTGATAAACAATTTAACAACCCCACTACAGAATTTGTCGCAGTAATAACCTCAAGCAGGATTCACTTGTCACAGATGACCCTCTATATCCATATTATGGAGAGCTCCCAATCTAATCATCAAGTAACTATACATCATTCAAGTTGATAGGAAGGAaggaatgaaaacaaaaaacaaaaaaagacttGTAGATTGAAGGTCCTCGTTAGAACAAATCATCCAAGCGGAACAATTTATTATTTCTGCAGTATAAAACTAATAGTCTGCTTAGCGTACTAAAAATTGGACCAGGACCATCTAAAACTCGATATATATCGGACAACcccataaataatttctttccaTATATAAGACgcttaataataatatcaaaggCAAATTTGAAGAGCCAAGGCCGTTTCTGTAAAGCAAGACAAGCATGCACGAGAAGTGGATGTCGAGGTTCAATTTAGCAGAAACCAACATCTACTTCCTAGAACAACTACTTGTAATTAACCAGTGGCTAACATGCATCATAAGTGCGAAGAGGATTCAGGTGGGTGCCTTACTTTCTTCATCGGAGGCTGTCTCTCTTGAGCATGCGATGGTGTTAGTCAAAGAAAATGCAGTACCTCGATGCAAATCCTTTGAATGAAGCAGTTTCGACTGGAAGAATGGTGCCCATATAACTAAAAATGCATGAGTTGTCTTTGAGAAACATATAAAGTCTGAATAAAAGAGTGCCTGTGCGGAAATAAATTCATGCCCTGACCTTGTTGGATAAAGTGGTTGAAACCCAGCTCAGGGAAAGTGAAGAGACTGCCATTTTTGACAGTGAGAAAGCGGGATCTAGCTTCTCATAATTATGTGGCTATCGGTTAGTGTAGTTCGGCCTTTTGTTTTGGCTAGGAGGTTGTGTCATGTGGGGACGTGCGTTTCCCCCTCTTCttttttgtgcttttattttcttcctattGGATAGCAGTGGATAATTCGTAGTTTAATGAGTGGGAGGCCTTTCAGTGGGCTTCACCAGACTGGTTGGGCTTACCATATGTGACTTCCACTCCCGCTTggcccaaaattaaaaaaaaatagaaatgatagCTCAAGTcctatgtatttattttaaaataaataaataaatataaaatttatataaaaaattaatttcttaataataaattttttttctttcttaaaataaatacgTAGAACTTACATaacatatttaacattactaaaaaaaaaataatataatcctaAAATTAATATAGATAAAACATTTAACCATTTTCTCTACCTTAAATttggccttgtttgttttccaaaaacatctcatcttcatctcatctcatctcacctcatcattacaactttctcaaattctcacacaaaataaaataaacaattcaactttttcaaatctcaaaacaacaataatattaaaaaatatattctaacaatattttattcaactttttaactttaatctcaactcatctcatctcatctcatctcatctctgaaaacttAATTATTCACAGTAGCTCTTACGAATAtggtatattttaaataatttattatgtccAGCTACTTAAAATTGACAGTCATTTATAACGTGTCATatcaacaaatattatttgaattatagaatataaaattatacagAGAATTACTGTAATACTGGATAAACATGCatttaatattactcttgaGAATAGTGACATGATATAATGGGCAGATTAGTACAAGTGTTAAGAGGTCTTATGTATAATTTTGACGATTTTAATGTTACTGATGCAACTCAGCATTACTGTTAGTGATATCAAATGGACTGATGCATAgcctttttaatttaaaatgaaaaactctAGTTTGATATATTCAACGGTCCGTTCGTCCCAATCGAAAGACTCGCCATCCATCCTGCACGCCGGTCTTAGGTCGGTGATCCACCGCCGATTCAGCCGTAGCTAAATTCCATCGCCACCACACACGTGGAAATTAACACCGGGACTCGGTCGGCAAAACCCCCTACTCCTACTCCTGTTCTAGTACAGAGCAGTGAGTGTCTTTACCGGGAACAGCTTAGACCGGTTCCCTAGCCGTTATTTTAggtatataaagaaaattgGCAGTGAAACACTAGTATATCTATAGGCTACAGACAGCCCAAGTACTTGGAAAAAGTACACAAAAGAGACTGCTCTCAAGCTCAAGAGCTAaaagtttttgaagaaaatgcCGATCACTAGAATTGCAATTGGTGCGCCTGGAGAGGCAAGCCACCCCGACGCGATCAAGGCCGCATTTGCCGAGTTCTTCTCtatgattatttttgtttttgcaggGGAAGGCTCTGGCATGGCTTTCAGTAAGATATCACCATTCATTCCCTTGAcccatctttttgtttttgcagagTATCAAACTATTGATCCATCTTATCATCttttttatgggttttaattCTTGAAATAAATTTTCAGAATCTAAACAAAGTGATTTGGTTGTAAACGGAATTGAATGagcttcaaaagaaaaagtgttAATTGCTTGTGATTGGCAATGACTGATTGGTGGCTGTTTTGACAGACAAGCTTACTGATAATGGGTCACCGACACCATCTGGTCTTGTAGCTGCGGCATTGGCGCATGCATTTGCGCTTTTTGTGGCGGTTTCGGTTGGTGCAAACATTTCTGGGGGGCATGTAAACCCTGCTGTCACTTTTGGTGCTTTTATTGGTGGAAACATTACTTTCTTTAGGAGCATCTTGTATTGGATTGCACAGTTGCTAGGTTCAGTTGTCGCTTGTTGGCTCCTTAAGTTTGCCACTGGTGGAATGGTACGTAAGAACTGgctaatgagaaatgatatatatatatatacagtaaataTTATATGCAAGTACATGCATTATGAGGGAGTTTCCTTCATTTCAGTCTTCAGTCTTGACTCTTGCCCTGGTTTTGAAGCCATTAACTACATTGCACTTTTGAATTAAAGTACAATGAGAATTTCATGtctgatttttgaatttttttgctTGCCCACTGCAGGAAACATCGGCATTCTCCCTATCATCCAACGTGAGTGTATGGAATGCAGTGATTTTGGAGATTGTGATGACCTTTGGCCTTGTTTACACTGTGTATGCCACAGCGGTGGATCCAAGGAAGGGGAATGTAGGCATAGTTGCACCTATTGCAATTGGATTCATTGTGGGTGCCAACATATTGGCCGGAGGTGCCTTTGATGGTGCATCCATGAACCCGGCAGTCTCTTTCGGCCCCGCTGTGGTTAGCTGGACATGGACTAACCACTGGGTGTACTGGCTTGGCCCAATGGCTGGTGCCGCTATTGCAGCCATTGTCTATGACAACATCTTTATTGGCGAGCCAACACACCAGCCACTCCCCAGCAGTGAATTTTAGGCATATTGTCCCTTGTTTTTGTTACTTGAGATTTAAGTCCCTATCTCTAGATCGATATAGCGGCGAGAACAGTAAAGATTGGATGCTGGGGAAAGTACTTAATGTTGTAGGTGTTCTTGCTGTTGTTTCATTTATACTTATGGGTGGGTGAGCTTTTAGTTGTATGCAGTTTGGTTAAATCGGTGCGTTAATGCATTCtttattttggaataattttttctttattttttcacagAGTTTTGGAACCATATTTAATTGAGCAGCTTTTTGCTTGTGATTGATCTCCTTGGACAAAGTCAAATTTGGTGCTGATCATATTTTGTGGAAAGAAGAATTATACTCGTTAGCCAACATTCATTTTCGTACttcatacttataattttttttttataggatatatgagtatttttcataaagtgtaaGATGTAGAGtgtaaaatagtaaataatgacTGACGAGTAgaaatataatatagaaatcacacaaaaatgacaaaagaGTTATTCAGTCTAAATGTATATAGAAAACAATACATGCACAATTTAAAGACTCTTGCATCTTTtgtttaaatgaaatgagaatggACTGCCATGATCAATGTTGTGATCTTTGGCATGCATTTAGGATTTTAGGAACGCACTCCAACGTAAAGTGCTCCACCGGCCTTCTCTTCAAGCATTTTGCCGCTAGCTGCCTGCCTCCCCCTCCCCTTCAATGCTGTCGCCCCCCACCCCTATAGTTTGGCATCACGCTGCTCGTTGGTCACACCTCACTCCCTTTGTACATCAAATTCacctttcttttttccatttatttccCTTCAATTTGGTTGTAGGAGGTAAATGATCTTGTTCTTTTTTCCGTCTATTATCACCACGCATGCATCCCATCATCAAATCACATGCCATCGAAACATCCACGTCATTGATGAATGAGCCTCACGTGCACGTTAATTGGATGCGCCGCCGCATTCAATGGCTTCTTGGCTTCCCTCAACACCCAACTCTCACCTGCTTCCTCCATCTTTTTGTACAAGATCAGTCATCTTCACAATTCTGCTACCGTACCGGTTTGGATACCTTTTGAGGAATCGTCTAACGTGgctgatattatttatataaaaaataaaaaaataaagaaaaaaagttggaaGCATTTGTTGTTTAGGACCCAAGAACACCAATGCCTCCATTCCTCTCCACTTTTcgttcttttatctttttctacAATCACTCAGCAGTCAAACGAGAATATCAAAACCCATAAACTACCATTGACAAATTGgctattaaaaatcaaatatttcctTCATGAAAATCAAAGAACCATTGAAATTCTTGAAGACATATCATGAATGAGACAACCCCAAAACCTAATTTCATCTTCATCAGAAGCAACATCCCTCGAAGTCGAAACCCATCATAGCCCATCCAAACACAAACCTCACAGGCATCATAATTTGCTCATCATGGCCAAACCCAACAAACCATTTTGGCTTCAAAGTCAAATCCCACATTTCGTAAAAGATTGGAAAATCCCAAACAAATACCCACTcaacaaatcaataaaaaaaactcatcttcGTGGTCGTCTATGGTGAAGCTTGCTTTCGAAGCTGAATATGTGGGTATACGAAAGCGAGTGCTGCATTTCAGatgagaagatgaagatgagaagtatatgagatgaaaatgcgaagaagataaaaagaagaagagagatatCCAAATTTGAATGAAACGCCCCGTTTCATTTTTACACGTGGATGGACGTGTACGCAGATGGTTCCTAACCCCGAGTGCAAgtagagtttttcttctttttttgggaACTATCATTAATGTGTGCTGATCACCCACTCATAGATGCGGGTCGGGAAGAAAATTTTCATCAATCACCTTAGTGCAAAAAgttcataaatataaatctataaatttacgtattgatataataaattaaatttattttataataaaaataattttacaatctaatataccacattaaatcacgttaatttataaatttattttttatcaaattttttataactaaagtatttctctttttatatcgCATTCATGgtagttttttttctcttgacTTTGggcctaaaaaaatataagataaaactTGTCTAGCTTCATTTCTTTcgttcattttttataattttcaattttatattttcgttGAGCATTAATATGAggagaatattatttataaatatatatattttatcatagaTATTTAATGTGACATCAAATAGTGACTTTCGATAAGTAAAAaccaaatattaattttttattattgttattagtTAAGAGAACATTTTAAGAGTGACGATTAAAATGTTTaggaatatcatttttctttaaggGGCACAAACGCAAATTTCATGATGAAAACGACGCAGTTTGGAGAAACGGGGCGTTTCACGACTACTGTGGaacaaagggaaagaaaaagttgaaaccCAAACTGTGTTAGCGCAAGCCGCCATTGTTGGTACTTGGTAGTATTGGGAGGATGGTTTTATCGAACAAGAAGCTGAAGCAGAAACTAAGAGCCGAATTAACCGAGTCCCTAGCAAAATCCGTGGCCTTAACCGACCCGCACAGCGATGCCCGGTTAGAATTAGGCCCGAATACACAGCCACAAGTGTCTCTCAAAGAGCTTCTGGACTCGGCGAGCCAGAGACCTAGATTATCGAAGCGAGAGAAACGCAGAAAAACCCTTCCTTTGCAGGGAACCGAAGCTGTGAAAAGgagcagcagcagcagtagcATTGGTAACTCGGAAGAGAATAAGGACAAtgaggaagagaaggaaggtGGGTCAGAGGGTTTAGgtgagaagaagaataagaagaaggagaagaggaagagagaggaggTGGAGGAAGTAAAAGATGGAGATGTGAAGGAGGCCAAGCAAtcgaagaataagaagaagaagaaaaagaaaaagaagacgaagacgaagagtGCTAAGAATGAGGAAGAGAACAAAGGTGCTGAGCTTGGAAGTGAAGCGCAACGAGTCACAGATACAAATAGTAACGGCGATAGGTAATTTGAGGATATACCCATTTgcttaattttagtttttgtttttaatttagttatttTCGGATTTTGGTTGTGGTATTGTTGAATTGCGGTTTTGGAAGTGCTTGAGTTGCTTCAGGAAGCTATATATCAAGTCACAGGTGTGTTTATATTGCTATTTCTACTCAAAATGTGGTGCTTTTAGAATGATTGGAGAGACaagcttggttttttttttttagacaaactTGATTTGATACTGCGAATTCATGCAAAACTGGCATGGACACTGGCTAAACTTTCTACATTTTCcaacaaataaatagattttctgtTCATTTTCATgt
This window of the Juglans regia cultivar Chandler chromosome 12, Walnut 2.0, whole genome shotgun sequence genome carries:
- the LOC109003032 gene encoding photosynthetic NDH subunit of lumenal location 1, chloroplastic, giving the protein MAVSSLSLSWVSTTLSNKSKLLHSKDLHRGTAFSLTNTIACSRETASDEESNCKRRLLLLKIGILSTTFLPASSLFAEEIPKNYRAFVDSADGYSYYYPADWREFDFRAHDSAFKDRYMQLQNVRVRFIPTERKDIHDMGPMEQVIFDLVNHIYAAPNQIATIYDMKEKTVDGKNYYTVEFELTSRNFSTTSFATIAIGNGRYYTLIVGANKRRWKRYRDMLKVVADSFKVLDI
- the LOC109003033 gene encoding aquaporin TIP1-3-like → MPITRIAIGAPGEASHPDAIKAAFAEFFSMIIFVFAGEGSGMAFNKLTDNGSPTPSGLVAAALAHAFALFVAVSVGANISGGHVNPAVTFGAFIGGNITFFRSILYWIAQLLGSVVACWLLKFATGGMETSAFSLSSNVSVWNAVILEIVMTFGLVYTVYATAVDPRKGNVGIVAPIAIGFIVGANILAGGAFDGASMNPAVSFGPAVVSWTWTNHWVYWLGPMAGAAIAAIVYDNIFIGEPTHQPLPSSEF